Within the Mesobacillus boroniphilus genome, the region CGTCAGGCTTGGCTGGCCGTTGACGTTCGTAACCAAGGGGCTTCATACCTTCAATCTGATTGTGTTTGAGGGCATGCAAAAGGAGGGAGTCGTTACTCCTGAAAATCAGATGGATATGGTTTATGAATTTGATCGCTGGTCGACACCGATGAACAATGAAATTGTCAGCGTATATTCATCCACGTGGGAAAGAACGGTTTCCCTTCAGAAAATTGCCTTGCAAGAGCTTTCGGCTCCACTCATCCCTGTATTTGAGGGAATCACCGTAATGCCATTAGTCGGTACGATTGATACTGAGCGTGCAAAGCAAATTATGGAGAACCTTCTTAAGGGTGCGGTGAAACACCGTTCCGAGGTCGTCTTGATTGATATTACAGGGGTACCTGTCGTAGATACGATGGTTGCTCACCATATCATCCAGGCAGCTGATGCCGTTAGGCTCATCGGTGCCAAGTGCATGCTTGTAGGGATTCGTCCTGAAATTGCGCAGACCATCGTGAATCTGGGCATTGACTTGAATCAGTTCACAACGAAGAATAACTTAAAAAAAGGAATCGAAGCAGCTCTTGAGCTGACAAATAAAAAAATCGTGTCATTGGAGGGAGCAAAGTGAGAATACCTATCCTAAAACTGGATGATTGTCTTTTAGTCTCCATTCAATGGGAGCTTGATGACCAGACTGCTCTTCAATTTCAAGAGGACTTGCTCCACAAGATTCATGAGACAAGTGCCAATGGAGTCGTCATTGATTTAACCTCCATCGACTTCATCGACTCATTTATCGCCAAGGTCCTTGGGGATGTTATCAATATGTCCAAGCTCATGGGTGCGATAGTGGTCATTACCGGAATCCAGCCTGCTGTTGCCATAACGCTAATTGAATTAGGTATCGGCCTTGATGATGTCCTAACTGCATTAGATTTAGAAAAAGGTTTGGAGAAATTACAACAGGAATTGGGGGAATAGCTGAATGGACATCCAATCCTGCGTTACGATCATTAACGAATGGGACATCGTCGCAGCGCGCCAGCTTGGACGGAATGTTGCGAAGGAGCTTGGTTTTGGAACAGTTGACCAGGCGCGAATCACCACCGCCATCAGTGAATTGGCCAGAAATATCTACTTGTACGCCGGCAAGGGGCAGATTTGCATCGATAAATTATATGACGGCGGTAAAGCGGGATTGCGAATCAACGCAGTGGACAGCGGCCCAGGTATAAAAGAAATACGCCAAGTCATGGAAGATGGCTTTTCAACATCAGGAGGACTAGGAGCAGGCCTTCCCGGAGTGAAGCGTCTTATGGATGAATTCGACATAGACTCAACTCCCGGACAAGGAACACAAATCAAAGCAACTAAATGGCTCCGTTAGGGGGAAAAAGTATGGATTTCCGAGAAATGATGGAATCAAAGTATCGGGATATTCTTGACAATTATATAAAAGAGCAATCAGAACAAGCATTGTATGCAGGGCAGAAGTTCAGCCGAAAGTCGATTGAACACAAAATCGCACCGGAGGAAATCATCAGCGTGCATAAAAGCTTGCTTCTTGAGATGTATCCCGAACTTCCGGAAGATATTATGCATTCCTTTGATATCCTCCTTGAGGTGATGATTGGCTATGGCATTGCTTATCGAGAGCAC harbors:
- a CDS encoding anti-sigma regulatory factor; this translates as MDIQSCVTIINEWDIVAARQLGRNVAKELGFGTVDQARITTAISELARNIYLYAGKGQICIDKLYDGGKAGLRINAVDSGPGIKEIRQVMEDGFSTSGGLGAGLPGVKRLMDEFDIDSTPGQGTQIKATKWLR
- a CDS encoding STAS domain-containing protein, producing the protein MRIPILKLDDCLLVSIQWELDDQTALQFQEDLLHKIHETSANGVVIDLTSIDFIDSFIAKVLGDVINMSKLMGAIVVITGIQPAVAITLIELGIGLDDVLTALDLEKGLEKLQQELGE
- a CDS encoding RsbT co-antagonist protein RsbRA, giving the protein MNRTISNYIQAHKQEILDQWIDRTKEEADDRVIRLVSDRVFQSTSKEFIDLIISNFKGSNEEYNERLTDFAEKVVRLGWPLTFVTKGLHTFNLIVFEGMQKEGVVTPENQMDMVYEFDRWSTPMNNEIVSVYSSTWERTVSLQKIALQELSAPLIPVFEGITVMPLVGTIDTERAKQIMENLLKGAVKHRSEVVLIDITGVPVVDTMVAHHIIQAADAVRLIGAKCMLVGIRPEIAQTIVNLGIDLNQFTTKNNLKKGIEAALELTNKKIVSLEGAK